The Pseudomonadota bacterium genomic interval TCGGGCAAAGAAACAACATAGAAAAATCCACTTCAAAATCGTTGAGTCGGGTTTCGTTTGATCGGCCAAACAGGAGTCGTTTTGGCCGTCTTGTCCTAAACAGAGCAGGAATTGTGCCACTGAAGGATATTTAGTTCTATATTGTTGATTTCTTTTGATATGTTGGGGTTTCTCTCCGCTTTTGGTATCCCAAAAATGTGACGTTTATCGTCACATTGTGACGGCGTGGGTGACCAAAAATGGCGATTAGTGCCGCCCGGCGTCAGTAGTCACGTCTCGATCCGTGCGAAAGCCCGTTGATCGTTGAGTCAATGAATAGTTGGACGGTCGCGGACTATGCCGGCCCGGAAGATGTGGCGTGATTTTCCGGCATACCGATGAGATAGGTGATCCGATACGGAAAGCCGAATGGACCACGGGCTCTAATTTGACCGATGTCCCAATGGTAGTGGGGGCTGTCGATATCCCTGACCAGGTCAGCCAGTTCGCGGACGGAATAGGTCCGTAAGCAGGAGACAAAGCCATCCCAGGCGTACACCAGCGGACACAGTGGTATCAGGTAGGTGAACAGAAAACGCGAGAGGGTCATCCGCCCGGCAAACGGCGTGAACAGCAAGCTGCTGAAAAACACGGCAAACGGCACGAGTAGGATCGTCGTCAGACGCCGTTCTTGGGCTTCGAATGCGCCGATACCCACGCCTTTTTGCGCAGCGTCCTCAAGAATCTTTCGCGCCCCCTCCGGCCGAAAGTGATGCAGCCCCGTGAAAATGGTCCGAAACGCACCGAGGTCAGCCGGTGCGTCGAAAGCGCTCGTGGGTTCTATTCGCCCACGGACCTGTCCGCTAGTTTTCTGGGCAAGGCGGCTAAAAGCCAGTTCGTTGGGATAGAGGTCTGTCAGGAGCACTTGCGGTGTGGCGTCGAAGTCGTTTCGTAACTCATCCATCAGCGCCGGCAGTGGGCCGCCACCACCGGAACACAGATCCACAATCTGGTCGGCCCGAAGACGCTGCAAGCAGTCGTTGATCATTCCCGCGACGGGGTTGAACAAGCCGAAGGCGGTAAACAAGAAATGTAGGTTATCGGTAATGAAGTCGCGGAAGACCTTCGGTACCCACGGCAGGTCTTCCCATTCCCATAAATGAACCCGTGCCATTGTCTCTCCAAGGCATTGTTTTAACGCTCGCATCCTTGCGAAAGCGAACTGTAATTAATAGTCAGGGCAACCTATCAGGTCAAGCCGACGTCGGCAGCGCGAATCGAGGGCTAGACGTAACGTGAAGCGGTTCTTTGCGAGCGGTGCGCGAGGCTCTGCGGCGCGGGCCGGCGCAATCGATAATCCTCTAATCTTGCCGTTAGAGTGTTTGTCAGCTCGGTCGGTGGGTTGTACGGTTACAAGTTGGTGCCGATAACCCCGGACAAGCGTGTTGGTATTGCTCAACACACCGAGACCGAACTGATTCAGGAACACGAGCGCTATGAGCAGTCTGCGAAAGCAACTCCGAGAACACTACCAAGTGCCCCCCGACAAAAAACTGCGCCTCTCGGCACGGGATCCGGACAATCTCTACGGTGTCCCAGATGGCAAAGACCAGGGGCTGGAACTCCGAGATACCCTGACGGAACGACTGGGTGAGCTGCAGAATCTGTTGTATGCGCAACAAAAGCATCGCGTACTGGTGATCCTGCAAGGGATGGATACCAGCGGTAAGGACAGCACCATTCGCCGTGTTTTCCGGGTTGTCGATCCGCTGGGCGTGCGCGTTGCCAGCTTCAGAGCACCTAACAAAGACGAAATAACGCGAGACTATCTTTGGCGTGTTCACCGCCGGGTACCGAGCAATGGTGAGTTGGTGATTTTCAATCGCAGCCACTATGAGGACGTTCTGGTGGCACGGGTTCGCCGATTGGTCCCGAAGAGACAGTGGAGGAAGCGTTACGACCACATCAACGACTTCGAGCGGATGTTGACGGACGAAGGCACCACCATCCTCAAGTTTTTCTTACATATCAGTCACGAAGAACAGAAACGGCGATTGCAGCGACGCTTAGAGGATCCCACCAAACATTGGAAGTTCGATATCAGCGATATCAACGAGCGGTCTTTCTGGCCCGAATATGTTCGGGCTTATGAGGAAGCGATTTCCCGGACCAGCACCCCATGGGCACCGTGGTACGTTATTCCGGCAAACCACAAGTGGTATCGGGACGTGGCGGTGGCCGGCATACTGGTCGACACGCTCAACGCCTTGCGCATGCGTTTTCCGCCGCCGCCGCCCGGGCTGGATGAGATTGTTCTGGAATAACGCGCGCCGCGCTTGGCGGGAATCCAGACAGGCGACTAGGCTTGTCCGGCATCCCGGACGACCAGAAGCCTTAATTCGGTCATTTCTTCCATGGCGAATCGCAGTCCCTCGCGTCCGAACCCGCTGGCCTTAACCCCGCCGTAGGGCATATTCTCCACCCGCCAGGAGGGGATGTCACCGATGATGACGCCCCCCACTTCCAAACGGTCCCAGGCCCGCTGGGCTTTGTAAAGGTCACGGGTGAATACGCCAGCCTGAAGACCGAACGGGCTGGCATTGACTTCGTCCAACGCTTGTTCGAAATCGGCGAACTTCGAAAGGATGGCCACGGGCCCGAAGGCTTCCTCGGCCGCCAGCGGCAGATCCGGCGGCACCTCTTCCATCACCGTTGCCGGGAACATCACGCCCTGACGATAGCCGCCGCACAACAGGCGCGCGCCGTGCTCCAGCGCCGCGCCGATCCAAGATTCCAACCGAATCGCTTCGTCTTCGGAAATCAGGGGTCCGATAAAGGTCTCCTCCGCCTTCGGATCACCCATGGTTAGAGCCTGGGCGGCCTCGACGAAGCGGGCTCGAAACTCGTCGTAAAGGTTTTCGTGGATCAGAACTCTTTGCACGCTGATGCAACTTTGACCGGACTGATAAAAGGCGCCGGTGGTGATGCGATCGACCGCATCGTCGAGATCGGCATCTTCATCTACCACACAAGCGGCGTTGCCACCCAACTCCAGCGATACTTTCTTTCGCCCCGCTTTATTTTTGAGTTCCCATCCCACGTCTGAGGAACCGGTAAAACTCAAGAGCTTTAAACGCTCATCGGTGGTGAGTTGTTCGGCCGCGGCTCGGGAACTGGGCAAAATCGAGAAGCTGCCGTCCGGCAGATCTGTTTCCGCCAAAATTTCTGCCATGAGCAGGGCGCTGACCGGGGTCCGACTGGCCGGTTTTAGAACGAAAGGGCAACCGGTGGCGATGGCCGGCGCCACCTTGTGGGCCGCTAGGTTGAGAGGAAAATTGAAGGGGGAAATAAACGAGCAAGGCCCGATCGGTACCCGCTTGTACACGCCGTGATAGCCACGGGCGCGGGGTGATATCTCCAGGTTAAGGAGTTCACCGGCCGGACGTACCAACTCCTGTGCGGCCAACTCGAAGGTGTCGATCAATCGGTCCACCTCGACCCGACTGTCTTTGATCGGTTTGCCCGCCTCGATACAAACTGCCATGGCCAGGATTTCGCGCTTTTGTTCGAACCGGCCGGCACAGTGGCGCAGGATGGCCTGGCGCTCGTAGATCGGCATCTCACGCATTGATTTGCTGGCACGGACGGTGGCGGCGATGGCGCGGTCGATAGCGGCCTCATCGGCCAGGGCGACTCGGGTGGCCACCTCGCCCGTGTATTTGTCGGTTACCACCAAATCGGCATTGGCGTATTCGGCGCGGTTGCTCAAATAGTAGGGGTAGCAATCCTGGAGCACGGGTTTTCCTCCGTGTAAGGGATGAGCGCGCGCTGGCGCAGGCGATACCGCTTAGCCGGTCATTTTGGGGACAAGGTTTAGGCAAACAGTTGTGTTATCGGTCTGGCCGCCGTTCGTTCGCTCAATTGTCCCAACTTGAAGTGATGACTCGCAACATTCCATGAGTGGCCCGATCGCTGGACAGCTTGTCTGCGGGCGATCTCCGGTTTCGGTCACAGAAGTGATGGTCACGCTGTCCAAACAATTGTTGAAGCCATTCGCTTCACGCAACAATCATTTGGAGAAACGAAATGCTTGCACACACCGAATCCGTTACCTTAGAAGCCCCGGCCGCAATCGTCTATGCGTACTTGGCCGATCCCGGAAACCTCCCGAAATGGGCCAACGTTTTCTGTCAGAGTATCGAACATGATGGGAACGGCTGGCGAGCTCAAACCGTCGCGGGGCAAATCGGTATTCGCTATGAATGCCACGAAGTCTGCAGGACGATCGACATCGTCTCGCTCATTGAACCTGGCGTTGAGGACACCGCCTACACGCGAGTTATGCCAAATGGTGCCGGATGCGAGTTCACCTTCACGTTCTATCGTGATCCCGATATGAGCGATGAGCTGTTCGATTCCCAGCGTTGGGGTCTTAGGGAAGAGTTGCGAACACTTCGCGCGATCATCCGACAGCTTTCCGAAGGCTAGAAAGCACAGGGGTAACAAGATGACGAAACCTCTGCTGGAGGAGAACGTTCTGCTTGCGCAACAGGGCGATGCGGTCGCACTCGAAGCGGTTGTTCGTGCGGTACAAAAAGACATCTACAATTTGGCTTTGCGCATGCTGTGGTGTCCCGATGATGCGGCTGATGCCACTCAGGAGATACTTCTGAAACTCATCACCCGCTTGGCAAGCTTCGAGGGGAGGAGTGCATTTCGAACTTGGGCATATCGAGTGGCGCTCAACCACTTGCTCAATCAGCGTAAGAGCCGGGTGGAAGCCGAACAACCCTCGTTTGAACAGTTTGCCGACGACCTTGCCCAAGGTCTGTCGGAGCCGACTTCGCGGGAATCTGATCCTGAGTATGCATTGCTGGTTCAGGAGGTTAGAGTTGGCTGTACCCATGCGATGCTGATATGCCTGGATCGTGAGCACCGCGCGGCGTTCGTATTGGGCGAAATCCTGGAGCTCTCCAACTCGG includes:
- a CDS encoding polyphosphate kinase 2 family protein produces the protein MSSLRKQLREHYQVPPDKKLRLSARDPDNLYGVPDGKDQGLELRDTLTERLGELQNLLYAQQKHRVLVILQGMDTSGKDSTIRRVFRVVDPLGVRVASFRAPNKDEITRDYLWRVHRRVPSNGELVIFNRSHYEDVLVARVRRLVPKRQWRKRYDHINDFERMLTDEGTTILKFFLHISHEEQKRRLQRRLEDPTKHWKFDISDINERSFWPEYVRAYEEAISRTSTPWAPWYVIPANHKWYRDVAVAGILVDTLNALRMRFPPPPPGLDEIVLE
- a CDS encoding aldehyde dehydrogenase family protein codes for the protein MLQDCYPYYLSNRAEYANADLVVTDKYTGEVATRVALADEAAIDRAIAATVRASKSMREMPIYERQAILRHCAGRFEQKREILAMAVCIEAGKPIKDSRVEVDRLIDTFELAAQELVRPAGELLNLEISPRARGYHGVYKRVPIGPCSFISPFNFPLNLAAHKVAPAIATGCPFVLKPASRTPVSALLMAEILAETDLPDGSFSILPSSRAAAEQLTTDERLKLLSFTGSSDVGWELKNKAGRKKVSLELGGNAACVVDEDADLDDAVDRITTGAFYQSGQSCISVQRVLIHENLYDEFRARFVEAAQALTMGDPKAEETFIGPLISEDEAIRLESWIGAALEHGARLLCGGYRQGVMFPATVMEEVPPDLPLAAEEAFGPVAILSKFADFEQALDEVNASPFGLQAGVFTRDLYKAQRAWDRLEVGGVIIGDIPSWRVENMPYGGVKASGFGREGLRFAMEEMTELRLLVVRDAGQA
- a CDS encoding SRPBCC family protein; translation: MLAHTESVTLEAPAAIVYAYLADPGNLPKWANVFCQSIEHDGNGWRAQTVAGQIGIRYECHEVCRTIDIVSLIEPGVEDTAYTRVMPNGAGCEFTFTFYRDPDMSDELFDSQRWGLREELRTLRAIIRQLSEG
- a CDS encoding RNA polymerase sigma factor, producing MTKPLLEENVLLAQQGDAVALEAVVRAVQKDIYNLALRMLWCPDDAADATQEILLKLITRLASFEGRSAFRTWAYRVALNHLLNQRKSRVEAEQPSFEQFADDLAQGLSEPTSRESDPEYALLVQEVRVGCTHAMLICLDREHRAAFVLGEILELSNSEGAQVLGISDVAYRKRLSRAKRRLVDFMAGHCGLVNTEAACRCHRRIDCAVEQGVVRHEKLLFAGDSKDAEAANASVAELSALQRAVAVYRSNPQFDAPKEPLETLKPLFNGQALKCLQ